One Malania oleifera isolate guangnan ecotype guangnan chromosome 10, ASM2987363v1, whole genome shotgun sequence genomic region harbors:
- the LOC131166300 gene encoding sucrose-phosphatase 2-like isoform X5: MILRASHFSGTEITYGESMEADDDWERFLDQKWNRNIVIEETAKFPELTFQSETEQRPHKVSFYVEKNKALEIMRTLLERLEKRGLDIKIIYSSGIALDILPQGAGKGQALAYLLKKFKVDGGLPNNTLVCGDSGNDAELFSIPEVYGVMVSNAKEELLQWHAVNGKNNRNIIHATQRCAAGIIEAIDLFNLGPSISPRDVRDFSDCKVGVCYPGHEIVKFYLLYERWRRAEAEKSGSYIQHLKSVFHPLGIFVHPSGNEQPLHLCIDAIESSFGDKQGKHFRVWVDRLLSAQIGSDAWLMKFDKWESSDNVFQCCRTTVLLSSKAKVPGGFTWMHVHQTWLDGLGDKDPTTWLF, encoded by the exons ATGATCCTGAGAGCCTCTCACTTCTCAG GGACGGAGATCACATATGGTGAATCAATGGAAGCAGATGATGACTGGGAGCGGTTTCTGGATCAGAAATGGAACAGAAACATAGTGATAGAGGAAACTGCCAAGTTTCCTGAACTTACCTTTCAG TCAGAAACAGAGCAACGGCCCCACAAAGTTAGCTTTTATGTGGAGAAAAATAAGGCCTTGGAAATAATGAGAACTCTCTTAGAACGTTTAGAGAAACGCGGG TTAGATATCAAAATTATTTACAGTAGTGGGATTGCTTTGGACATATTACCTCAAGGTGCTGGAAAAGGACAGGCTCTTGCATATTTGCTGAAAAAGTTCAAAGTTGATGGAGGTCTGCCAAACAACACTCTTGTTTGTGGTGACTCTGGAAATGATGCTGAACTATTCAGTATTCCTGAAGTGTATGGTGTGATG GTCAGCAATGCAAAGGAAGAATTGTTGCAGTGGCATGCAGTTAATGGAAAGAATAACCGTAATATAATCCATGCAACACAGAGATGTGCAGCTGGGATAATAGAGGCCATTGATTTATTTAATCTTGGTCCAAGTATATCTCCAAGAGATGTTAGAGACTTCTCAGATTGCAAAGTTGGAGTTTGCTATCCTGGTCATGAAATCGTGAAGTTTTACCTGCTTTATGAGCGATGGCGGCGTGCAGAAGCTGAGAAGTCTGGGTCTTACATCCAGCACTTAAAATCAGTTTTT CACCCACTGGGAATTTTTGTCCATCCTTCTGGTAATGAGCAGCCTCTCCACCTGTGCATAGATGCAATAGAGAGTTCTTTCGGGGACAAACAAGGAAAACATTTTCGCGTATGGGTGGATCGTCTTTTATCAGCTCAGATAGGTTCAGACGCTTGGTTGATGAAGTTTGATAAGTGGGAGTCATCTG ATAATGTATTTCAGTGCTGCCGGACAACTGTTTTACTGAGTTCCAAG GCGAAGGTACCAGGTGGCTTCACATGGATGCACGTGCATCAGACATGGTTGGATGGATTAGGCGACAAGGACCCAACAACCTGGCTCTTCTGA
- the LOC131166300 gene encoding sucrose-phosphatase 2-like isoform X3 — protein sequence MIQWFNALWEAYYHPSSLLVFSTGRSPTLYKQLRKEKPLLTPDIAVMSVGTEITYGESMEADDDWERFLDQKWNRNIVIEETAKFPELTFQSETEQRPHKVSFYVEKNKALEIMRTLLERLEKRGLDIKIIYSSGIALDILPQGAGKGQALAYLLKKFKVDGGLPNNTLVCGDSGNDAELFSIPEVYGVMVSNAKEELLQWHAVNGKNNRNIIHATQRCAAGIIEAIDLFNLGPSISPRDVRDFSDCKVGVCYPGHEIVKFYLLYERWRRAEAEKSGSYIQHLKSVFHPLGIFVHPSGNEQPLHLCIDAIESSFGDKQGKHFRVWVDRLLSAQIGSDAWLMKFDKWESSDNVFQCCRTTVLLSSKAKVPGGFTWMHVHQTWLDGLGDKDPTTWLF from the exons ATGATACAATG GTTTAATGCCCTATGGGAAGCCTATTATCATCCCAGTTCTCTTCTAGTTTTCTCAACTGGAAGGTCACCTACTCTTTACAAACAGTTGAGGAAAGAAAAACCATTGCTGACACCTGATATTGCTGTAATGTCCGTAGGGACGGAGATCACATATGGTGAATCAATGGAAGCAGATGATGACTGGGAGCGGTTTCTGGATCAGAAATGGAACAGAAACATAGTGATAGAGGAAACTGCCAAGTTTCCTGAACTTACCTTTCAG TCAGAAACAGAGCAACGGCCCCACAAAGTTAGCTTTTATGTGGAGAAAAATAAGGCCTTGGAAATAATGAGAACTCTCTTAGAACGTTTAGAGAAACGCGGG TTAGATATCAAAATTATTTACAGTAGTGGGATTGCTTTGGACATATTACCTCAAGGTGCTGGAAAAGGACAGGCTCTTGCATATTTGCTGAAAAAGTTCAAAGTTGATGGAGGTCTGCCAAACAACACTCTTGTTTGTGGTGACTCTGGAAATGATGCTGAACTATTCAGTATTCCTGAAGTGTATGGTGTGATG GTCAGCAATGCAAAGGAAGAATTGTTGCAGTGGCATGCAGTTAATGGAAAGAATAACCGTAATATAATCCATGCAACACAGAGATGTGCAGCTGGGATAATAGAGGCCATTGATTTATTTAATCTTGGTCCAAGTATATCTCCAAGAGATGTTAGAGACTTCTCAGATTGCAAAGTTGGAGTTTGCTATCCTGGTCATGAAATCGTGAAGTTTTACCTGCTTTATGAGCGATGGCGGCGTGCAGAAGCTGAGAAGTCTGGGTCTTACATCCAGCACTTAAAATCAGTTTTT CACCCACTGGGAATTTTTGTCCATCCTTCTGGTAATGAGCAGCCTCTCCACCTGTGCATAGATGCAATAGAGAGTTCTTTCGGGGACAAACAAGGAAAACATTTTCGCGTATGGGTGGATCGTCTTTTATCAGCTCAGATAGGTTCAGACGCTTGGTTGATGAAGTTTGATAAGTGGGAGTCATCTG ATAATGTATTTCAGTGCTGCCGGACAACTGTTTTACTGAGTTCCAAG GCGAAGGTACCAGGTGGCTTCACATGGATGCACGTGCATCAGACATGGTTGGATGGATTAGGCGACAAGGACCCAACAACCTGGCTCTTCTGA
- the LOC131166300 gene encoding sucrose-phosphatase 2-like isoform X2, producing MIQCVCLQVDHNDPESLSLLRFNALWEAYYHPSSLLVFSTGRSPTLYKQLRKEKPLLTPDIAVMSVGTEITYGESMEADDDWERFLDQKWNRNIVIEETAKFPELTFQSETEQRPHKVSFYVEKNKALEIMRTLLERLEKRGLDIKIIYSSGIALDILPQGAGKGQALAYLLKKFKVDGGLPNNTLVCGDSGNDAELFSIPEVYGVMVSNAKEELLQWHAVNGKNNRNIIHATQRCAAGIIEAIDLFNLGPSISPRDVRDFSDCKVGVCYPGHEIVKFYLLYERWRRAEAEKSGSYIQHLKSVFHPLGIFVHPSGNEQPLHLCIDAIESSFGDKQGKHFRVWVDRLLSAQIGSDAWLMKFDKWESSDNVFQCCRTTVLLSSKAKVPGGFTWMHVHQTWLDGLGDKDPTTWLF from the exons ATGATACAATG TGTCTGCTTGCAGGTGGACCATAATGATCCTGAGAGCCTCTCACTTCTCAGGTTTAATGCCCTATGGGAAGCCTATTATCATCCCAGTTCTCTTCTAGTTTTCTCAACTGGAAGGTCACCTACTCTTTACAAACAGTTGAGGAAAGAAAAACCATTGCTGACACCTGATATTGCTGTAATGTCCGTAGGGACGGAGATCACATATGGTGAATCAATGGAAGCAGATGATGACTGGGAGCGGTTTCTGGATCAGAAATGGAACAGAAACATAGTGATAGAGGAAACTGCCAAGTTTCCTGAACTTACCTTTCAG TCAGAAACAGAGCAACGGCCCCACAAAGTTAGCTTTTATGTGGAGAAAAATAAGGCCTTGGAAATAATGAGAACTCTCTTAGAACGTTTAGAGAAACGCGGG TTAGATATCAAAATTATTTACAGTAGTGGGATTGCTTTGGACATATTACCTCAAGGTGCTGGAAAAGGACAGGCTCTTGCATATTTGCTGAAAAAGTTCAAAGTTGATGGAGGTCTGCCAAACAACACTCTTGTTTGTGGTGACTCTGGAAATGATGCTGAACTATTCAGTATTCCTGAAGTGTATGGTGTGATG GTCAGCAATGCAAAGGAAGAATTGTTGCAGTGGCATGCAGTTAATGGAAAGAATAACCGTAATATAATCCATGCAACACAGAGATGTGCAGCTGGGATAATAGAGGCCATTGATTTATTTAATCTTGGTCCAAGTATATCTCCAAGAGATGTTAGAGACTTCTCAGATTGCAAAGTTGGAGTTTGCTATCCTGGTCATGAAATCGTGAAGTTTTACCTGCTTTATGAGCGATGGCGGCGTGCAGAAGCTGAGAAGTCTGGGTCTTACATCCAGCACTTAAAATCAGTTTTT CACCCACTGGGAATTTTTGTCCATCCTTCTGGTAATGAGCAGCCTCTCCACCTGTGCATAGATGCAATAGAGAGTTCTTTCGGGGACAAACAAGGAAAACATTTTCGCGTATGGGTGGATCGTCTTTTATCAGCTCAGATAGGTTCAGACGCTTGGTTGATGAAGTTTGATAAGTGGGAGTCATCTG ATAATGTATTTCAGTGCTGCCGGACAACTGTTTTACTGAGTTCCAAG GCGAAGGTACCAGGTGGCTTCACATGGATGCACGTGCATCAGACATGGTTGGATGGATTAGGCGACAAGGACCCAACAACCTGGCTCTTCTGA
- the LOC131166300 gene encoding sucrose-phosphatase 2-like isoform X4, producing MIQWWTIMILRASHFSGTEITYGESMEADDDWERFLDQKWNRNIVIEETAKFPELTFQSETEQRPHKVSFYVEKNKALEIMRTLLERLEKRGLDIKIIYSSGIALDILPQGAGKGQALAYLLKKFKVDGGLPNNTLVCGDSGNDAELFSIPEVYGVMVSNAKEELLQWHAVNGKNNRNIIHATQRCAAGIIEAIDLFNLGPSISPRDVRDFSDCKVGVCYPGHEIVKFYLLYERWRRAEAEKSGSYIQHLKSVFHPLGIFVHPSGNEQPLHLCIDAIESSFGDKQGKHFRVWVDRLLSAQIGSDAWLMKFDKWESSDNVFQCCRTTVLLSSKAKVPGGFTWMHVHQTWLDGLGDKDPTTWLF from the exons ATGATACAATG GTGGACCATAATGATCCTGAGAGCCTCTCACTTCTCAG GGACGGAGATCACATATGGTGAATCAATGGAAGCAGATGATGACTGGGAGCGGTTTCTGGATCAGAAATGGAACAGAAACATAGTGATAGAGGAAACTGCCAAGTTTCCTGAACTTACCTTTCAG TCAGAAACAGAGCAACGGCCCCACAAAGTTAGCTTTTATGTGGAGAAAAATAAGGCCTTGGAAATAATGAGAACTCTCTTAGAACGTTTAGAGAAACGCGGG TTAGATATCAAAATTATTTACAGTAGTGGGATTGCTTTGGACATATTACCTCAAGGTGCTGGAAAAGGACAGGCTCTTGCATATTTGCTGAAAAAGTTCAAAGTTGATGGAGGTCTGCCAAACAACACTCTTGTTTGTGGTGACTCTGGAAATGATGCTGAACTATTCAGTATTCCTGAAGTGTATGGTGTGATG GTCAGCAATGCAAAGGAAGAATTGTTGCAGTGGCATGCAGTTAATGGAAAGAATAACCGTAATATAATCCATGCAACACAGAGATGTGCAGCTGGGATAATAGAGGCCATTGATTTATTTAATCTTGGTCCAAGTATATCTCCAAGAGATGTTAGAGACTTCTCAGATTGCAAAGTTGGAGTTTGCTATCCTGGTCATGAAATCGTGAAGTTTTACCTGCTTTATGAGCGATGGCGGCGTGCAGAAGCTGAGAAGTCTGGGTCTTACATCCAGCACTTAAAATCAGTTTTT CACCCACTGGGAATTTTTGTCCATCCTTCTGGTAATGAGCAGCCTCTCCACCTGTGCATAGATGCAATAGAGAGTTCTTTCGGGGACAAACAAGGAAAACATTTTCGCGTATGGGTGGATCGTCTTTTATCAGCTCAGATAGGTTCAGACGCTTGGTTGATGAAGTTTGATAAGTGGGAGTCATCTG ATAATGTATTTCAGTGCTGCCGGACAACTGTTTTACTGAGTTCCAAG GCGAAGGTACCAGGTGGCTTCACATGGATGCACGTGCATCAGACATGGTTGGATGGATTAGGCGACAAGGACCCAACAACCTGGCTCTTCTGA
- the LOC131166300 gene encoding sucrose-phosphatase 2-like isoform X1, which produces MDRLNGPANLMIVSDLDDTMVDHNDPESLSLLRFNALWEAYYHPSSLLVFSTGRSPTLYKQLRKEKPLLTPDIAVMSVGTEITYGESMEADDDWERFLDQKWNRNIVIEETAKFPELTFQSETEQRPHKVSFYVEKNKALEIMRTLLERLEKRGLDIKIIYSSGIALDILPQGAGKGQALAYLLKKFKVDGGLPNNTLVCGDSGNDAELFSIPEVYGVMVSNAKEELLQWHAVNGKNNRNIIHATQRCAAGIIEAIDLFNLGPSISPRDVRDFSDCKVGVCYPGHEIVKFYLLYERWRRAEAEKSGSYIQHLKSVFHPLGIFVHPSGNEQPLHLCIDAIESSFGDKQGKHFRVWVDRLLSAQIGSDAWLMKFDKWESSDNVFQCCRTTVLLSSKAKVPGGFTWMHVHQTWLDGLGDKDPTTWLF; this is translated from the exons ATGGACAGGCTCAATGGTCCTGCAAATCTTATGATAGTTTCAGATCTTGATGATACAATG GTGGACCATAATGATCCTGAGAGCCTCTCACTTCTCAGGTTTAATGCCCTATGGGAAGCCTATTATCATCCCAGTTCTCTTCTAGTTTTCTCAACTGGAAGGTCACCTACTCTTTACAAACAGTTGAGGAAAGAAAAACCATTGCTGACACCTGATATTGCTGTAATGTCCGTAGGGACGGAGATCACATATGGTGAATCAATGGAAGCAGATGATGACTGGGAGCGGTTTCTGGATCAGAAATGGAACAGAAACATAGTGATAGAGGAAACTGCCAAGTTTCCTGAACTTACCTTTCAG TCAGAAACAGAGCAACGGCCCCACAAAGTTAGCTTTTATGTGGAGAAAAATAAGGCCTTGGAAATAATGAGAACTCTCTTAGAACGTTTAGAGAAACGCGGG TTAGATATCAAAATTATTTACAGTAGTGGGATTGCTTTGGACATATTACCTCAAGGTGCTGGAAAAGGACAGGCTCTTGCATATTTGCTGAAAAAGTTCAAAGTTGATGGAGGTCTGCCAAACAACACTCTTGTTTGTGGTGACTCTGGAAATGATGCTGAACTATTCAGTATTCCTGAAGTGTATGGTGTGATG GTCAGCAATGCAAAGGAAGAATTGTTGCAGTGGCATGCAGTTAATGGAAAGAATAACCGTAATATAATCCATGCAACACAGAGATGTGCAGCTGGGATAATAGAGGCCATTGATTTATTTAATCTTGGTCCAAGTATATCTCCAAGAGATGTTAGAGACTTCTCAGATTGCAAAGTTGGAGTTTGCTATCCTGGTCATGAAATCGTGAAGTTTTACCTGCTTTATGAGCGATGGCGGCGTGCAGAAGCTGAGAAGTCTGGGTCTTACATCCAGCACTTAAAATCAGTTTTT CACCCACTGGGAATTTTTGTCCATCCTTCTGGTAATGAGCAGCCTCTCCACCTGTGCATAGATGCAATAGAGAGTTCTTTCGGGGACAAACAAGGAAAACATTTTCGCGTATGGGTGGATCGTCTTTTATCAGCTCAGATAGGTTCAGACGCTTGGTTGATGAAGTTTGATAAGTGGGAGTCATCTG ATAATGTATTTCAGTGCTGCCGGACAACTGTTTTACTGAGTTCCAAG GCGAAGGTACCAGGTGGCTTCACATGGATGCACGTGCATCAGACATGGTTGGATGGATTAGGCGACAAGGACCCAACAACCTGGCTCTTCTGA
- the LOC131166300 gene encoding sucrose-phosphatase 2-like isoform X6 has protein sequence MEADDDWERFLDQKWNRNIVIEETAKFPELTFQSETEQRPHKVSFYVEKNKALEIMRTLLERLEKRGLDIKIIYSSGIALDILPQGAGKGQALAYLLKKFKVDGGLPNNTLVCGDSGNDAELFSIPEVYGVMVSNAKEELLQWHAVNGKNNRNIIHATQRCAAGIIEAIDLFNLGPSISPRDVRDFSDCKVGVCYPGHEIVKFYLLYERWRRAEAEKSGSYIQHLKSVFHPLGIFVHPSGNEQPLHLCIDAIESSFGDKQGKHFRVWVDRLLSAQIGSDAWLMKFDKWESSDNVFQCCRTTVLLSSKAKVPGGFTWMHVHQTWLDGLGDKDPTTWLF, from the exons ATGGAAGCAGATGATGACTGGGAGCGGTTTCTGGATCAGAAATGGAACAGAAACATAGTGATAGAGGAAACTGCCAAGTTTCCTGAACTTACCTTTCAG TCAGAAACAGAGCAACGGCCCCACAAAGTTAGCTTTTATGTGGAGAAAAATAAGGCCTTGGAAATAATGAGAACTCTCTTAGAACGTTTAGAGAAACGCGGG TTAGATATCAAAATTATTTACAGTAGTGGGATTGCTTTGGACATATTACCTCAAGGTGCTGGAAAAGGACAGGCTCTTGCATATTTGCTGAAAAAGTTCAAAGTTGATGGAGGTCTGCCAAACAACACTCTTGTTTGTGGTGACTCTGGAAATGATGCTGAACTATTCAGTATTCCTGAAGTGTATGGTGTGATG GTCAGCAATGCAAAGGAAGAATTGTTGCAGTGGCATGCAGTTAATGGAAAGAATAACCGTAATATAATCCATGCAACACAGAGATGTGCAGCTGGGATAATAGAGGCCATTGATTTATTTAATCTTGGTCCAAGTATATCTCCAAGAGATGTTAGAGACTTCTCAGATTGCAAAGTTGGAGTTTGCTATCCTGGTCATGAAATCGTGAAGTTTTACCTGCTTTATGAGCGATGGCGGCGTGCAGAAGCTGAGAAGTCTGGGTCTTACATCCAGCACTTAAAATCAGTTTTT CACCCACTGGGAATTTTTGTCCATCCTTCTGGTAATGAGCAGCCTCTCCACCTGTGCATAGATGCAATAGAGAGTTCTTTCGGGGACAAACAAGGAAAACATTTTCGCGTATGGGTGGATCGTCTTTTATCAGCTCAGATAGGTTCAGACGCTTGGTTGATGAAGTTTGATAAGTGGGAGTCATCTG ATAATGTATTTCAGTGCTGCCGGACAACTGTTTTACTGAGTTCCAAG GCGAAGGTACCAGGTGGCTTCACATGGATGCACGTGCATCAGACATGGTTGGATGGATTAGGCGACAAGGACCCAACAACCTGGCTCTTCTGA
- the LOC131166301 gene encoding steroid 5-alpha-reductase DET2-like, which yields MFSDLLQKFVFPSSDLFAAILSPMVFLFLAYLGFSEIRGRHLQYSKFSDVGNGSRTFTGARPIKVSSSTGMLILYTPAFLAGVASFFLFPDDYDLRFFLLRSAVTLHFFKRVLEVLFVHKYSGGMILDSAILISIAYASGAAFMIYAQHLTRGSPAPPIDLKYIGVALFLVGISGNFYHHYLLSKLRDKGTAKGYKLPRGGFFNLVICPHYFFEILGFVGISCISQTSVSFSVAIGTGLYLMGRSYMTRKWYLSKFENFPKEVRALIPYVF from the exons ATGTTTAGTGACTTGTTGCAGAAGTTCGTTTTCCCGTCGTCTGATCTATTCGCAGCAATTCTTTCTCCGATGGTGTTTTTATTCTTAGCCTACTTGGGTTTCTCTGAGATCAGAGGCAGACACCTTCAGTACTCCAAGTTCAGCGACGTCGGCAATGGTTCCCGGACGTTCACAGGAGCACGGCCGATTAAGGTCTCCAGTTCAACCGGTATGCTTATCCTGTACACTCCCGCCTTTCTCGCCGGCGTCgcttccttcttcctcttccccGACGATTACGATCTCAGATTCTTCCTGCTCAGATCGGCTGTTACTCTCCATTTCTTCAAACGGGTGTTGGAG GTCCTGTTTGTTCACAAGTATAGCGGAGGCATGATCTTGGACTCCGCCATCCTCATTTCTATTGCCTACGCCTCAGGCGCTGCATTCATGATTTATGCCCAACACCTCACGAGAGGTTCCCCTGCCCCTCCCATTGACTTGAAGTACATCGGGGTTGCCCTATTTTTGGTGGGGATCAGTGGTAACTTCTACCACCATTACCTTCTATCTAAACTTCGAGACAAGGGCACAGCCAAAGGGTACAAGCTACCGAGAGGGGGCTTCTTTAACCTAGTTATTTGCCCACActatttttttgagattttagggtttgtggGAATTTCATGCATCTCTCAAACATCGGTTTCATTCTCTGTAGCCATTGGAACAGGTTTGTACTTGATGGGAAGGAGCTACATGACTAGGAAATGGTACCTTTCTAAGTTTGAAAATTTTCCCAAGGAGGTAAGGGCCTTGATTCCGTATGTGTTTTAG